Sequence from the Ziziphus jujuba cultivar Dongzao chromosome 9, ASM3175591v1 genome:
ctttagctGTATGAACTATAGTATAGGCATATCAATGTTCTTTTTCTGATTTATGTTTATCCATTTCTTTCTCTGTCCAGGAAGAGTTGGAAGAGCTTGAAAGAACCGAAAATGTCTCATCAATATGTGCTGAGTAAGTATGAGAAATGGTTCTTCATATCCTAATTTCTGAAGATAATAACTAATTCTGCAAACTGAAGTATTAAGAATGATTCTTCTGGCATCATAAAAGTTAAATACAATGGATATGATGGTTCATGATGATATATTTTTGTCCGTGCCCCTAGATTGCTGCCCTATATAGAAGCCAGACCAGATGCTTTGCTCCCAACGTAAGTATCATAACATTCATCTTCTCACTCTCTATCACTTCAGGTTGCTCTTATTTCTGATGCTCCATGATAGATGTATTCCTATTACAGAACAAATGGCCCAATAAACGTAATGTGGGATCGATGGTTTGAAGGACCACAGGATTCACAAGGTTGCAGGTGTTGGATACTCTGATTtgtaagcaaaaatatatatatatatatatatatatttcttgccATTTGTTGCAAGATGGTTTGAGATATCCCATATAGAAGAACTAGTTCATCTGATACAGCACAATTTTCTTTTGGCTAAATGTGCTCGATTAATTTGATGTCCATGTTGATTCTGAAATTTTGGGCTATAGTTGTATCACGGGCAAGTGTCGTCCACCATTTCAATTGAAAGTTGTATATCTGTTACATCTACAAACTGAAAAGCCTGTAGAAgagtaagaaaaagaaatttggcTTTTTACCAACTTTAAAGCCATTGTTAAACAAGACTATGTCAGGTAGCCTGAGATCATGCTGACTGCAATTATACAGGGATTTGAAGATGTGGGATCCACGTAATTATATCACAACCAACTACTTAGAAACCTGAGTGTTCATATTCGATATGATATTTAATACCAGGTGAAGCACTTTTTTAGCGACAGTCACCCTGTAAATATCCAACGAAAATTGCTCTCTGCCAAGCTTAGTGATGACTTGAGATTGGTcttttccttttcatcttttATGTCGTTAGCGGGTGCAACAGGGCTGGAAAATCAAAATGGTGTCGGTTATCGTGGGAATAATTTTACAAGGGTGGTCACATacacctttttttatttgtacttttttGCCCTTTTCCGCACGACCTTTTGGTATTGGTAAGGAACAATTTGTCTTTGTTGTTTATTACTCACCAAAAAAATTTGTCTTTGTTGTTTATCATGGAAAGGAAAAGAATTCTATGTTGGATTATGTGAAATAAATAATGTATCAAATTCTCAATCGACCAGATCTAAAAACTCCAAACTTCAAACTTCAAACTTGGTACATAAAATAATCCACCACCCTCGAAAAACCCAAATAAGATAGCCACCAACCACATTGTAAGTAGCTAGAAAGGCTGGAAtttcttcaacaaaagaaaaCATGGTAGAATACTCTTTGGAACCCTTTTGAATCCACAATGGACTCCTTGGCAACGGAAACATAATGAGGAGATTTTAATTTCCCCACTAACAGCCAGTTGATTTATTGACAATGAGGACTAAACAATTAAAATCGTAGAAACTAAAGTCAACAGGACAGCAACTTTACATAAatctacagaaaaaaaaaaaaagaaaaaaaaaaaggcccatTTTGTACTTTACATAAATctacagaaaaaaaagaagctcaTTTTGTATCAAGGTTTCAAActaaagcaagctaaagccatATCAAGAAAAGCTGAATGAAACATATTAAAAGACATTTCGTATTTAACTTAGGAAACAGGATGGAATTCAAAAAGGCGTAAACCGATGGCCGACTTTGCATGTATTTCGACATGGCCGTAGTTTATAAAGACAAAACTGAATTCCTTCTAGACCAATTTACATGAATTTACACGACGGAAACAGGCAGCAGAATGTTGTCTACATCAGAGGAGAATGTAACTAGAATCTTCAGCAGATTCCATAATATGTCAACGAGTGAGCTATACTATTGATTGGTTTGCGGACGGTGGAGAAGTAGTGATGGAGATGATTAAAGAACCTGAGCAGACAAGAGGTGTCTTAGCTGAAATAGATGTTCCTCATTAGAAATATGAAGAGAAAGGCGGAGATTTGTCAGCATGGATTCTTGTTCCCAACTCAAGGGACCTGAAGCATGAAGTGCCTGCACAGTTGACTTGTAAGCTTGAAGTTCTAGTTCATGAATGTCAACATTAAGTTTTTGAGGAAATATGGATGGATGTTTTTTGCTAGATAAAGATGGAAATGTTGACTCAGCATCAGAACTATGACATATGACTTCCATAATCTTATCAGAACTTCGGGAGCAATCATCAGCGATCGGGTTCAAATTACAACTAGCAACGGAGCATTGATAACTATCCTCAGTATACTGAGGCTGAAAAGAATTATCCATCCacaagtttcttcttttttggatCACGGTACCTATATCAGTAGATTTGTTTACCATTTCTTTTTCCACTTCGACCGGAGGAGTAGTGTTTCCTTTATCTGGTATTGTTGTTCTTTTCTTGAAGCTTCTTTCCAAAACCAGGTCCTTGGAGGATGATTCAGGATGACAGGCACGACCCTTTTTCATGTTCCTTAAATAATTGGAAAATCCGAGACGATTATGCATGCCCTTCTTAAGAACTTTCTGCCTCTTTTGCTCTCTTGAGCAAGTTTCTTCACGCTTTACCAGTGCTTGAGCATTGCATTCCAAGCTCCCTGATTGCTCTAGAGTATTCAGTCTACAGTTTTTGGCTTCCTGCTTATTTTTTGGGACCTGTAGGAAATATCAAATATGTGCTTGGACATCAGAAATATCTCATATATTCAAATACAATCAAAAGTTAAAAACGCTTTCCCCAAATTATAAACATCAGGGAATATTTGCATGTGGAAATATCATAAAAGGTGAGCTTGCAAAACTTTTAACAATCATAACTATGAAGAATTGTGCTTGTATGTTAATCATTTGTCCAAATTCATGTAAAtgaataattacaaacaaactAGATGTTCTTAGTAGCAAAAAACGCaagcaaaacaaatattagtTTTACATTTGGCAAGGTTCAAGAGCAAGAAC
This genomic interval carries:
- the LOC107425920 gene encoding guanine nucleotide-binding protein subunit gamma 1 isoform X1, with amino-acid sequence METETPSFANEQLDSSVGGVAGGVAAAGGSTSNDNRGKHRILAELKRLEQELKSLEEELEELERTENVSSICAELLPYIEARPDALLPTTNGPINVMWDRWFEGPQDSQGCRCWIL
- the LOC125424307 gene encoding uncharacterized protein LOC125424307; amino-acid sequence: MKFEEGSAVEVLRREKDPYGSWFCGNIIAEDGDYYIVRYELLMDDGGEPVIERVHEEEIRPQPPHHQEQKWTIGDIAEAFDKQCWRLGKVAKVLKNNRLVIKFFGSIQLKEFHASDLRIRQAWHENNWSMFVKVPKNKQEAKNCRLNTLEQSGSLECNAQALVKREETCSREQKRQKVLKKGMHNRLGFSNYLRNMKKGRACHPESSSKDLVLERSFKKRTTIPDKGNTTPPVEVEKEMVNKSTDIGTVIQKRRNLWMDNSFQPQYTEDSYQCSVASCNLNPIADDCSRSSDKIMEVICHSSDAESTFPSLSSKKHPSIFPQKLNVDIHELELQAYKSTVQALHASGPLSWEQESMLTNLRLSLHISNEEHLFQLRHLLSAQVL